The genomic window GATTGAAGTACCACCAACCAAGTCGATAGGGATACCGGCTTCTTCCATGGCTCTGATGATGCCAATCTGTGTGATTCCTCGTGCGCCGCCTCCGCCAAGCACAAGTCCAATAGACTTGCCGCAGAGTCGCCGAGCCAATCGATGAAAGTCGCCCTTGAAGGTCGTGTCCGGGGAGTAGTATGGCGTGTGATGCACCTTTCTAGATGTGTACTTTTGAATTTCCGCCTGCAACACCTGGACACGTTCCTTGAGTGCCTGGCCCAACCTCTTGGAGGGAGGATGCACAGGCATCTCATTTGTCCTAAAGGCCATCTGGATGTGGTAATGACCACCATTGATCCACATGCGGTTTTGAAGCCACGATCTGGTCAGGCCAGGGCGCGAGTATCGCTCAGCATGCAGCAATACTAGCAATTTTCGGGCCGTAGACTTCATTCCAAGCATGAAACGCTCATACTCGCCAATGGCTGGGGAGCCTTCGGCAAGCCCCACAAGTAGGATGCTGTCGGCTTGGGTGATGCAGGTTTGCGTCCATGGCGAGTTAACATTGGTATCTAAGAGACCGACATGTTAGTGAAAGCCTCGACAAGCATTGCAAGAAATGTTGTGTAGAATGACATATTCAGGAAAAAATTAGAGTATAAATGACCAGCATCGGCTTTGCCTCTGGGATGTGAAATTTCTCATCATAACATTTGAAAGGAAAAGAGAACGGTTAGAGCTTACCTGCGACATAGACAACCAGACCGTACTTCTCTTCCAGGTCTGCAAGATACTGGGATAGTTTCAGCTTGCCCATCTTGTTGAAGGCATGCTTGCCCAGGTGGTTGAGAATAGCGGCATGGTTTAGAGATGTGGCTCCATTTGCAGGACCAACCTGTGCGAGGGCATTCATCAGGCGATTTCCGAACTCGACAACTGGCACGCCTGCTGTCACGGGCAAAATGGCAACTGTCCGAAGGTTCATCGTTGACTTGCGCATCAACGTGTTCGGCCCAGCACCCGTGTCCTTGTTGGAGAACTTGGCTGTGTCGTTCATCACTGCCCTCATCCGGGACGCAATGATCTTGGAGatcttgatggtgatgtttgGATGCTCCTGCGCCAGGCTGTTGAACAGGGTTCGGGGGAATTTCACCAGCTCCGTGTCTCGGATGGCGTGCAGAGTCCCAGGACGAGCAGTTTCCGTGAGCacctcaagctcgccaacaCTATCTCCCTGTCCAAACTCAGCCCGTGCAGTCACTCCGCCGCCCTTTCGGTCTTGCACAAGACGAAGGCGGCCATTGAGGACGATGTAAATGGCTTCACTTTCGTCTCCTTCGTGGAAGAGGACTTGTCCCGCATTGACTTGAACCCATTCCAGAGCAAAGTCGATATGCAGGATGAGACGCGGCAAAATGTTTGTCAGTCTCTTGGCCATCGTCAGAAGAACGATTGGATATCGGTCCACGATTCGCTCCAGGGAAGCACGGGGAAGGAACCCAACATACACATCCGTCTTCGCAACGACATCAATGAATGACCTGTATGAGGACACGCTTCCAATGTAGCCAGCCAGACCACCGGGCTTGACGAGAGCAACGCTTCGACGGTGCTTTGCTGGAGTTTGACTCTGGCTTTCAACCCGGTCTCGTGCAGCCTCCGTTCTTGCCAGATTAGGGAATGATCCCATCTCAGATGGATCTGGCGAGGAAGGGTCCGGCTGGAGTGAACCGATTCCGTTGGACTGCAAAATGTTATGCGGATCGTCGTCACTCGTTGTGCCAATgtccaagaagccatcaacaacatAGTAAAGGCCCGGATTTCTCTCCCCTTGCTCCACGAGAACAGAGCCCTTGGGGAAGAAGACAatctcaacctcatctctcATGTCGTGAGCCAGCACTTGAGCGTTGACTGGCGCATGAAGAGCCATACCACTCGATGTCACCGACTCGGTTTCCCCGTCCGCAGAACCATCATAAGGGCCCATGAATCCAAAGGCATTGTTGTGAGAGTACAGGTTCTTTGATCGGCGTTGGTCCAGTGAGACAAGCCTGGGAGAACCCTCCATTGATTCCGGTTCCCGAGATGCACTTGCGTTTGAGTCCAAGCCAAGCGACTTGAACATGCACTCCAAGATAGAAGCTCGGAAGAGATTGTCTTCATCAACCGACTCTCGCGGATCAATAGTCATGCGAGCATGTCTTCTCGAATCGAACGGGTCATTGAAGAATCGGTCATCCAAGGGGTTGGTTCCTTGCCGTCTCAACGACGCTCCCGAAACTGATCGCTGATCAGGAGGGAAgcgaccaccaccacgcGCGAGTTGAATATTCGCCAAGAGGTCACCAGGGCTCGGGGTATGTGGTGAAGCCCGTTCACGAAGCGGTGCAATGTTGCTGGCAATAACCGAAGCCGGTCTTTGCTTCGTCATCGACTGCAGTACAGCCTCCTTTCGAAGGGTCGTGCTAGACCTTCGTCGGCGAGTTGCAGCAGAATTGTGTAGAGCGAtgcccttggtctcctctccctctcctgtGCGTTCCCGTTCGCGATTGAATTTTTCCTTCAACCGTTCCAAAGCATCACCCCGCAAGATGTTGGGGAGCTGACACATTGTGTACTTGATCATGCTCTTCTCCGTCTGCAACACCTCACTGGTGAGACCCAGGTAGTTGAAGGCTTGGGAGAGAGTGACTCTCTGGAATCTCGAGAGAATGACATGGACAATGTGTGAAGTGGCCTTCGGGTAGATCTTGATAAGTCTCCGAAAAGCGCTTGCAGGAATGATCGCGATGGTTGTGTCAACGGTAGCACGAGCGATGATGTCTGGGTGGGCTGAGCTCGAGGTCGCCCTTGTGGGCATAGGTGGTcttccaggaggaggagtagaTCCGTCCAGAGACATGGGCGGGATTCTGGCGTTGGCAATATTATCCAGGTTGGGAGTACCGCGCCCACTATGCTTCTTTGCCTCGGGGTCCATGTCATCATCCTGAGGGGAGCTCGGCATGGAGATGTGCGCATCTGATGGGACACGAGACACGTTCTCTTTCGAGAAGCTTGGGTGTCTCAGCCCACTGCTCTTTGCAGGATGcacatcgtcgtcgtcatcgttTGGACGTAGTCGAACATCCTCCGTGAACAGAGACATGATAGAGAAGAGCGATGACATTGGGGCGCCATTGCGAACTTCTGTCAAAAGTTGGTAGGTCTGCTGACCAGGAGggacatcatcttcatcggaAGAGTCTAGGTCAAGACGTCCTCTAGACGCGGCAGCTGCACGAGGACTTCGACCCGACTTGACAAAAATCTCAACCAGACCGTCGACTACGATGCAgaagcccttctcctcttccaggTTGATGGTTTCGCCGGCAATGAGTTTCCTCGTTTGCATGCTCCTAGTCAACTCGTGGAAGACTGGTCGCTCAAGGTAACCAAAGATTTTGATGGCACTCAAGAACTCGTCCAAGTAATTGGCTAGACCCGACTTGGTGCCACCTTCGTGGGTATCCGGAAATAGGTCGATCTCTGGCTCCTTGCGTTGCGGCTCGGGAGGCAGACGCGAGTACATGTTGAGGATGCGATACCTGACGACCCAGCTCACCGCCGAGACGAGGCCCGCCATGATGAACATGCTGTTGGGATTAGCGACGTGCATCTTGAAGCGCGTAGTGCAACATACAGCGTAGTCGCGTTCATGGTGACTGTCCAGCTTGTAGAGAACAAGTGGTAcaggaaggaaggaaaatTAATCGTTGCGATCCGGATCACCCAGTAGAGGATGGTCGAGACGATGTGGAAAATGGACCAGATCAGCCATCCAAAGAGGCCTAGCCAACTGTAGGACTCATGGGCGGCTGCGGCGGGCATAGCGCTCACGGCAGAGGGTGCTGAGCTGCTGAGGGCGTTGGAGACGCTCTCGGAGACGAGGCCGGCCACGCGGGCGGCATTTGACGGATCAGATGCCATGGCTGAAGATGAGTCTGCTGCGCATCATAGCGTAGCATCCTGGAGAGAGCCGCGTAGGCGGAGGGGAGGggcgggagaggaggaagggagggagggagattggAGAGGCGAAGAGGTTTTATTATGAACAAGGGAAAAATCAGTGGCTGCTGTCTCAAAGCGCAGCTTTTTTAGCTTGTGATTCCAGTGGAGCGGAGTGCGGAGCTCCAGGGGGAGCTCAAGGGCCGAGGTTTGACCGGCCACCCCACTAGCCACTGAATTTGCCCATGTGCCGCCTGGAGGGGCTGCTGTCTGCCGCTGCCGTCATTCTTGATTCTTTTTTAGCTGCGTCGCGATACTACACCACGTTTTCTTGAAGATCGAGCTGTTTGAGTTGGACTAGCTGATACAGGCGGTGATAGTCTGTTTGCTTGTTCCAGCTTATCTTTTTTCTGTGTCGGCGTCTCGCTTGACCATGTGCTCTTGATCCCGACATCCCCGCGACAACTTTCCAGATGCCCTTTGCGCAACTCGTCCTCGGCAGCCCCGGCTCTGGAAAGAGTACCTACTGCGATGGCAGTGAGCTGGACCTCATGTCGAGCCTCTATATATTATGCTAATCGATACAAGTGCACCAGTTCCTTGGCGCCATCGGGCGTGCGTGCTCCGTTGTGAACCTTGATCCAGCCAACGATCATACCAACTACCCTGCGGCGCTCGATATTCGCAACCTGATCAAGCTCGAAGAGATTATGCAGGATGATAAACTAGGACCTAACGGCGGTATCCTATATgctctggaggagctggaacATAATTTTGAGTGGCTAGAAGAAGGACTGAAGGAGTTGGGCGAGGACTATATTCTATTCGATTGCCCGGGACAAGTGGAACTGTATACGCATCACAACTCGTTGCGCAACATCTTTTACAAGCTCCAGAAGATTGGCTTCAGGGTGAGTCCCTCCAGTTAGTCTTCAAGGTCCCAGCTAACAGCCTATAGCTCGTCTCTGTCCACCTCTCCGATTCCTTCTGCCTGACGCAACCCTCGCTATACGTCTCCAACGTCCTCCTCTCCTTACGAGCCATGATCCAGATGGACATGCCACACGTCAacatcctctccaagatcGACAAAGTCTCCGAATACGAAGATCTACCCTTCAACCTCGATTACTACACCGATGTCGACGACCTAACATATCTGACACCCCATCTCGAGGCCGAATCCCCAGCGCTAAGAAGCGAAAAGTTTGGCAAGCTCAACGAGGCGATCGGGAATCTGATTGAGAGCTATGGCCTCGTGCGGTACGAAGTGCTGGCCgtcgagaacaagaagagCATGATGCATATTCTCCGAGTCATTGATCGTGCTGGTGGCTATGtctttggtggtgctgaAGGTGCCAACGATACTGTCTGGGCGGTTGCGATGAGGAACGAGACGTCCATGTTGGAGGTGCAGGATATCCAGGAGCGCTGGATCGATCAAAAGGCGGAATATGACCGGATGGAGCGCGAGGCCGAAGAAGAGCAGGCTCGCATCCAGGAGGAACAGGCCATGGAGATTGAACAATCCATGCCACCGCCTCAACCAGGCACCTTTGACCCTGACTTTGGGGACATGTCGGTGCCGGCAGACAGTGGGATCAAGGTAGTTAGGAAGAAATAAAGAAATGATACCCGTTCAACCATCCGCGTCGTCCATGGACTCATCGCCAGAGTCATCGGTGATGTCGAGGACCATTTCTTCTTGGCTCTCGAGCGCGCTGGTTAGGGAGCTCTTGGTGCCAGGTTCCTCCTTCGCCGCGAGGATGAGCTTCTTTGCTTGGCgaatggcttcttcctcagccttgCGGATGGTTCCGCTGACGCGTACAACGCGGAAGATGCATGGTCTGCCGTCCCTAACAGGTACGTGATCCATAAAGGTCAAGGCGGACCAGAGCATTTGGTAGTGGGCTCTCGAGCATCTTAGGATAAAGGTAGATGTAGCCAGTGACAGATATTTCACTGTAGCACGTATGAGCATAACACGTCAATTTGGGCATCTGAAAGATCATATCTCACCTGAAATGTTGCCCAATGCTCCAGATCCATAGTCACCAAACAACGACGCGATCTCAGTCCTAATCCCCTTGAGCAAAGCCTGGGGTGATAGTTTCTCAATGGTAGGCTGATGCCGCACCACAAGATCCGGTAGGTTGGGCCTCGCAGGATCAGGCGGGTAGATGATGTTGACAAGAAGATATCGTTCTTTTATGCGCACCATGGTGACTGAGGCGCGTCGAGCTGCGATGGAGTTGGATGTTGAAGACTGAGAATCTTTGAGATCCAATTCGTGCTAGGCTGGCTTCGGTGGTGGACCCACTTATCCCGGACCAGTGGGGCCGCTCAGCCAGATTGGGGGAGCTTCCCCCGccatccatcttgatcaTGGTCGATCAAGTCATCACTCACAACCTTGCATCTCAGGCATTTTTGGATATTTGAAGATATATACGCCTTGCTAAGAGAAAGCCATACTTGGATACTTCAACTGCCCTCACCATGGCTTCCGGTCCCTTAAAGgccgccctcctcatcgtctcAACCACGGCGGCCCAGGATCCATCCACAGATGCTTCAGGCCCGATCCTCAACCAGGTCTTGAAAGATGAGGGCGAAGGGAAGTGGGAGATCCACGAGACTGCAATTGTCACGGATGATATTCGGGCGATCCAGTCCCGGATAATGGCCTGGACGGACGGCCCAAACGCCGTTAACCTCGTCATCACTACGGGTGGGACGGGCTTTGCAACGGGAGATGGCACTCCAGAGGTAAGATTGTCAATATTTGTAGAGATTTGGTATGCTCATGCTTTGGATAGGCAGTTACACCCTTGCTGCACAAGCAAGCTCCAGGTCTAGTCCACGGAATGTTGGCAGCATCTCTTGCCGTCACCCCTTGTAAGTTGAATGCTCAATCTCATATTCTAATTCCAAACTGACCAAGCTTCAGTTGCAATGATGTCGCGCCCAGTGGCTGGAGTCCGTAACCAAACCCTCATTATCACCTTGCCTGGCTCACCCAAGGGTGCCAGAGAGAATCTCCAGGCTGTCGTCAAGACTCTTCCCCATGCTTGCCTCCAGGCGTCAGGGGCCAACTCGAGAGTTCTCCACGCTGGGGGAGTAAAGAAACTAGAGTCAGACGCAGGCCTGGCCGGTGGAAAGCCCCAACCTGCTGCCAGTCACAGTCAcggatgccatcatcacgggcatgggcatggtcatggtcatggtcaCGGAAACCTCGTCAGACACACAAAGCCAGAGTCTGC from Fusarium keratoplasticum isolate Fu6.1 chromosome 10, whole genome shotgun sequence includes these protein-coding regions:
- a CDS encoding GPN-loop GTPase 2, whose product is MPFAQLVLGSPGSGKSTYCDGMHQFLGAIGRACSVVNLDPANDHTNYPAALDIRNLIKLEEIMQDDKLGPNGGILYALEELEHNFEWLEEGLKELGEDYILFDCPGQVELYTHHNSLRNIFYKLQKIGFRLVSVHLSDSFCLTQPSLYVSNVLLSLRAMIQMDMPHVNILSKIDKVSEYEDLPFNLDYYTDVDDLTYLTPHLEAESPALRSEKFGKLNEAIGNLIESYGLVRYEVLAVENKKSMMHILRVIDRAGGYVFGGAEGANDTVWAVAMRNETSMLEVQDIQERWIDQKAEYDRMEREAEEEQARIQEEQAMEIEQSMPPPQPGTFDPDFGDMSVPADSGIKVVRKK
- a CDS encoding Lysophospholipase NTE1; its protein translation is MASDPSNAARVAGLVSESVSNALSSSAPSAVSAMPAAAAHESYSWLGLFGWLIWSIFHIVSTILYWVIRIATINFPSFLYHLFSTSWTVTMNATTLMFIMAGLVSAVSWVVRYRILNMYSRLPPEPQRKEPEIDLFPDTHEGGTKSGLANYLDEFLSAIKIFGYLERPVFHELTRSMQTRKLIAGETINLEEEKGFCIVVDGLVEIFVKSGRSPRAAAASRGRLDLDSSDEDDVPPGQQTYQLLTEVRNGAPMSSLFSIMSLFTEDVRLRPNDDDDDVHPAKSSGLRHPSFSKENVSRVPSDAHISMPSSPQDDDMDPEAKKHSGRGTPNLDNIANARIPPMSLDGSTPPPGRPPMPTRATSSSAHPDIIARATVDTTIAIIPASAFRRLIKIYPKATSHIVHVILSRFQRVTLSQAFNYLGLTSEVLQTEKSMIKYTMCQLPNILRGDALERLKEKFNRERERTGEGEETKGIALHNSAATRRRRSSTTLRKEAVLQSMTKQRPASVIASNIAPLRERASPHTPSPGDLLANIQLARGGGRFPPDQRSVSGASLRRQGTNPLDDRFFNDPFDSRRHARMTIDPRESVDEDNLFRASILECMFKSLGLDSNASASREPESMEGSPRLVSLDQRRSKNLYSHNNAFGFMGPYDGSADGETESVTSSGMALHAPVNAQVLAHDMRDEVEIVFFPKGSVLVEQGERNPGLYYVVDGFLDIGTTSDDDPHNILQSNGIGSLQPDPSSPDPSEMGSFPNLARTEAARDRVESQSQTPAKHRRSVALVKPGGLAGYIGSVSSYRSFIDVVAKTDVYVGFLPRASLERIVDRYPIVLLTMAKRLTNILPRLILHIDFALEWVQVNAGQVLFHEGDESEAIYIVLNGRLRLVQDRKGGGVTARAEFGQGDSVGELEVLTETARPGTLHAIRDTELVKFPRTLFNSLAQEHPNITIKISKIIASRMRAVMNDTAKFSNKDTGAGPNTLMRKSTMNLRTVAILPVTAGVPVVEFGNRLMNALAQVGPANGATSLNHAAILNHLGKHAFNKMGKLKLSQYLADLEEKYGLVVYVADTNVNSPWTQTCITQADSILLVGLAEGSPAIGEYERFMLGMKSTARKLLVLLHAERYSRPGLTRSWLQNRMWINGGHYHIQMAFRTNEMPVHPPSKRLGQALKERVQVLQAEIQKYTSRKVHHTPYYSPDTTFKGDFHRLARRLCGKSIGLVLGGGGARGITQIGIIRAMEEAGIPIDLVGGTSIGAFVGALYARHADVVPMFGFAKKFAGRMASLWRFALDLTYPSASYTTGHEFNRGIFKAFGDTQIEDFWLEYYCNTTNISKSRAEFHTSGYAWRYIRASMSLAGLLPPLCDEGSMLLDGGYVDNLTVSHMKGLGVDIIFAIDVGALDDDTPQTYGDSLSGAWAFVNRWNPFSSHPNPPTLAEIQARLAYVSSVDALERAKAMAGCIYMRPPIDDYGTLDFHKFDELSSLGYKYGQEFLQKMRDQGVLPLVEETEAKKALRRTMAPRRASI